A stretch of the Gemmatimonadota bacterium genome encodes the following:
- a CDS encoding alpha/beta hydrolase-fold protein translates to MHPLAQRGITLTAALLLGAIASGSSARIAAAQTPVILPGPSGKALVKFEVSVPAAVRREPITGRVFVIISRDSSREPRTLVGRVGTPLFGHDVQNLAAGTAAVVDGNEIGTPVFDMADIPAGDYWIQPVVSIYSEFKRADGHVLWMHDDQWEGQNWTRSPGNLYGAPRKVHLDTKAKAVVRLVADQIIPPIVVPADNEYVVRFKIQSPKLTKFWGRPIYVGATVLLPRDYKTSTISYPVNYIQGHFGLAAPYGFEAGAGGRGAAGPAFREQWLSDQFPRLLAVTFQHPTPYFDDSYAVNSVNMGPYGDAFMDELIPEVEKRFRVIREPWARWLSGGSTGGWESLALQIYHPDFFGGTWSSCPDPVTFTDVEGVNMYKDKNAFYKNYSEWQLTPTVNSREVNGEIRQTAQQRYWMELVNGTHGRSGTGQQDIWQASWGPIGADGYFKPAVNSRTGEIDHSVTDYWRENYDLLYYLQRNWTTVGPKLVDKLHIYVGNMDSFFLDRATRELEAWMKTTKNPHYEGTFVYGDQKPHCWSGPGTNGDRLREMAEYGLRKMPTGTTTPWWKY, encoded by the coding sequence ATGCATCCGCTCGCTCAACGCGGCATCACCCTCACAGCCGCCCTCCTGCTCGGCGCGATCGCCAGCGGTTCCTCCGCTCGCATCGCCGCTGCGCAGACCCCCGTCATCCTCCCCGGACCATCGGGAAAAGCGCTGGTCAAGTTCGAGGTGAGCGTGCCCGCCGCCGTCCGCCGCGAGCCGATCACCGGTCGTGTGTTTGTGATCATCTCGCGCGATAGCTCGCGCGAACCGCGCACACTCGTGGGACGCGTTGGCACGCCACTCTTTGGGCACGACGTCCAGAATCTCGCCGCCGGTACCGCCGCGGTGGTGGATGGCAATGAGATCGGCACGCCGGTGTTTGACATGGCCGACATTCCGGCCGGCGATTACTGGATCCAGCCGGTCGTGAGCATCTACTCCGAGTTCAAACGGGCCGACGGGCACGTGCTCTGGATGCACGACGACCAATGGGAGGGGCAGAACTGGACGCGCTCTCCTGGCAACCTGTATGGTGCTCCGCGCAAAGTGCACCTCGACACCAAGGCGAAAGCTGTGGTGCGCCTCGTGGCCGATCAGATCATTCCACCGATCGTCGTACCGGCCGACAACGAGTATGTGGTGCGATTCAAAATCCAGAGCCCCAAACTCACCAAGTTCTGGGGCCGCCCCATTTACGTGGGCGCCACGGTGCTCCTGCCGCGCGACTATAAAACGTCCACGATTAGCTATCCGGTGAACTACATCCAAGGCCACTTCGGCTTGGCCGCGCCGTATGGCTTCGAGGCAGGCGCTGGTGGCCGCGGCGCCGCCGGCCCCGCCTTCCGCGAGCAGTGGCTCTCTGATCAGTTCCCGCGCCTGCTGGCGGTCACCTTCCAGCACCCCACGCCGTACTTCGACGATTCCTACGCCGTCAACAGCGTCAATATGGGTCCCTACGGCGACGCGTTCATGGATGAATTGATTCCCGAAGTAGAAAAGCGCTTCCGCGTGATTCGCGAGCCGTGGGCCCGCTGGCTCTCCGGCGGCTCCACGGGCGGATGGGAGTCGCTCGCCCTGCAGATCTATCACCCCGACTTCTTTGGCGGCACGTGGTCCTCCTGCCCCGACCCCGTCACGTTCACCGACGTGGAAGGGGTGAACATGTACAAAGACAAAAACGCCTTCTATAAGAACTACAGCGAGTGGCAACTCACGCCTACCGTCAACTCGCGCGAAGTGAATGGTGAAATCCGGCAGACCGCACAGCAACGCTATTGGATGGAGCTCGTCAACGGCACGCACGGCCGCTCCGGCACCGGACAGCAAGACATCTGGCAAGCCTCGTGGGGGCCTATAGGCGCCGACGGCTATTTCAAGCCGGCCGTCAACTCGCGCACCGGTGAAATCGATCACTCGGTCACCGACTACTGGCGCGAGAACTACGATCTCCTCTATTACCTCCAGCGCAACTGGACGACCGTGGGCCCCAAGCTCGTCGACAAACTACACATCTATGTCGGCAATATGGACAGCTTCTTCCTCGATCGCGCCACCCGCGAACTGGAAGCGTGGATGAAGACCACCAAGAACCCGCACTACGAAGGCACCTTCGTCTACGGCGACCAAAAGCCGCATTGCTGGAGCGGCCCAGGTACCAACGGCGATCGCCTTCGCGAAATGGCAGAATACGGATTGCGCAAAATGCCGACGGGCACCACGACGCCGTGGTGGAAGTACTAA
- a CDS encoding Type 1 glutamine amidotransferase-like domain-containing protein yields the protein MSRFRTALLATLAFPYALHAQSAGKSASPAPRVGPARGTVIVVGGGSMGPEIYDRFIAAAGGPDALIIDVPNAGGADSYPQDGPGTRGWKQAGAKNIYTLFTKDRKIADSDSFVAIIKKAGGIWFEGGRQFHLVDAYAGTKTEAAFNDVLARGGVVGGSSAGASILGDFLVRGAPSNNNFIMDYPGYQKGFSYLRGVGIDQHVVARERLADLADSILTKYPNLLGISEDEGTAWVVRGDTGTIVGRNRAFVYGSKDANDAGSPFVTLHPGDSYDLAARRVIHRAVSDSPVSPAFIHSLLAKYDAPAAGGATVLVAQNGKVFIDQSFGIPAQPKFMPTTTVPNFSLGGITKVFEAICAQVPEPAGRGRGAAAPDSAGAAGRGRGGPPAPPLTPFQRCVTQRASSPVGLHKTTANEAGDVLSNVDELYRLALGLEVPRTYTRGASADSGAARESIDASKGWEVDTYHGTTRYSAYGADAGKRNAFIRIPDKHATVIILTNDVTADARGIAEKITDRLIAKP from the coding sequence ATGTCCCGCTTCCGCACCGCCCTGCTCGCCACGCTCGCGTTTCCCTACGCCCTGCACGCCCAATCCGCAGGGAAGTCCGCCTCCCCCGCCCCGCGCGTGGGTCCTGCCCGCGGCACCGTGATCGTGGTTGGCGGCGGCTCCATGGGCCCCGAGATCTACGACCGGTTCATTGCGGCAGCGGGCGGCCCGGACGCGCTGATCATTGACGTTCCCAACGCCGGTGGTGCCGACTCGTATCCGCAAGACGGACCGGGCACGCGCGGCTGGAAACAGGCGGGCGCCAAAAACATCTACACGCTCTTCACCAAAGACCGGAAGATCGCCGACTCCGACTCTTTCGTCGCCATCATCAAGAAAGCAGGCGGCATCTGGTTCGAAGGAGGCCGTCAGTTTCACCTCGTGGACGCGTACGCGGGCACAAAAACTGAAGCGGCCTTCAACGACGTGCTCGCACGCGGAGGCGTCGTCGGTGGCTCCTCCGCCGGCGCTTCCATCCTCGGCGATTTCCTCGTGCGCGGCGCGCCGTCGAACAACAACTTCATCATGGATTATCCGGGCTACCAAAAAGGCTTCTCCTACCTCCGTGGCGTGGGCATCGATCAGCACGTTGTAGCGCGCGAACGGCTCGCCGATCTCGCTGACTCCATCCTCACCAAGTACCCGAATCTTCTCGGCATCTCAGAAGACGAAGGCACCGCATGGGTCGTCCGCGGGGACACAGGCACGATTGTCGGCCGCAACCGTGCGTTCGTCTATGGCAGCAAAGATGCCAACGACGCGGGGAGTCCGTTTGTCACGCTCCACCCCGGCGACAGCTACGACCTCGCCGCTCGGCGCGTCATTCACCGTGCCGTCAGTGATTCGCCTGTATCACCGGCGTTCATTCACTCGCTTCTCGCCAAGTACGATGCCCCCGCCGCCGGCGGAGCCACGGTGCTTGTGGCGCAGAATGGAAAAGTGTTTATCGACCAATCGTTTGGCATCCCAGCGCAGCCAAAGTTTATGCCCACCACCACCGTGCCGAATTTCTCGCTCGGTGGAATCACCAAAGTGTTCGAGGCGATTTGCGCGCAGGTGCCAGAGCCCGCGGGACGTGGGCGCGGCGCGGCGGCTCCGGATAGTGCGGGAGCGGCCGGCAGAGGGCGCGGCGGGCCGCCGGCACCTCCGCTCACCCCGTTCCAGCGCTGCGTGACGCAGCGCGCCTCGTCGCCAGTCGGTCTGCACAAGACGACGGCGAACGAGGCGGGTGACGTCCTCTCGAACGTCGACGAACTCTATCGCCTCGCGCTTGGCCTCGAAGTGCCGCGCACCTATACGCGCGGTGCCTCCGCCGACTCGGGCGCAGCCCGCGAGAGCATCGACGCGTCCAAAGGCTGGGAAGTGGACACATATCACGGCACCACACGCTACAGCGCGTATGGTGCCGATGCCGGCAAGCGCAACGCCTTTATCCGCATTCCCGATAAACACGCCACGGTCATCATTCTCACCAACGATGTCACCGCCGACGCGCGCGGCATCGCCGAGAAGATCACCGATCGGTTGATCGCCAAGCCGTAA